One stretch of Saccharomonospora xinjiangensis XJ-54 DNA includes these proteins:
- a CDS encoding NADPH-dependent FMN reductase — protein MTTTHANTTVRPRLAIIVGSVRTDRFGPVPSAWFADKAREHGAMDVEVLDIADYDLPTSLDSNDDVVALGEKLAAADAFVVVTPEYNHSFPAGLKTAIDHYKPEWAAKPVAFVSYGGMAGGLRAVEQLRQVFAELHAVTIRNSISFHNFWDTFGDDGQPSDAASASSAAKQLLDQLMWWTVALKTAREQHPYTS, from the coding sequence ATGACCACGACACACGCGAACACCACCGTCCGTCCGCGCCTCGCGATCATCGTCGGCAGCGTCCGCACCGACCGTTTCGGCCCTGTGCCCTCGGCGTGGTTCGCCGACAAGGCCCGTGAGCACGGCGCCATGGACGTCGAGGTCCTCGACATCGCCGACTACGACCTGCCCACCTCCCTCGACAGCAACGACGACGTGGTGGCGCTCGGCGAGAAGCTCGCCGCCGCCGACGCCTTCGTCGTCGTGACCCCCGAGTACAACCACAGTTTCCCCGCCGGTTTGAAGACCGCGATCGACCACTACAAGCCGGAGTGGGCCGCGAAACCCGTCGCGTTCGTCTCGTACGGCGGCATGGCGGGCGGGCTACGCGCCGTGGAGCAGCTCCGGCAGGTCTTCGCCGAACTCCACGCCGTCACGATCCGCAACAGCATCAGCTTCCACAACTTCTGGGACACCTTCGGTGACGACGGGCAGCCCAGCGACGCGGCCTCGGCGAGCAGCGCGGCCAAGCAGCTGCTCGACCAGTTGATGTGGTGGACGGTCGCGCTCAAGACCGCGCGCGAGCAGCACCCGTACACGAGTTGA